DNA sequence from the Entomomonas asaccharolytica genome:
AACGTGTTATATCGTAAAATAGCAATTATTAGTTGTATACAAAATACTGGATAGACAGTAGTATAATTCTTTTTATATAAGTTTTTAGGAACCGTCAAATGATCACAGGTAGTATTGTTGCGCTTGTTACCCCTATGGATCGTGCAGGCAATATTGATTGGGATTGTCTCAATCGTTTAGTTGATTTCCATTTAGAAGAAGGTACTCACGCGATTGTTGCAGTCGGAACTTCAGGTGAATCGCCTACGCTAGAATTTGACTCTGAGCATTTAGAGGTTATTCGTCGTGTTATAAAGCGGGTAAATGGTCGTATTCCAGTGATTGCAGGAACAGGAGCTAATTCTACACGTGAAGCTATAGCTTGGACTAAAGCGGCTAAAGAGGTTGGTGCTGATGCTTGTTTATTAGTGGTTCCTTATTATAATAAGCCTACCCAAGAAGGGCTCTATCAGCATTTTAAAGCTATTGCAGAAGCAGTAGATATTCCTCAAATCCTTTATAACGTACCTGGTCGTACTGTATGTGATATGCAAGCAGAAACAGTAGTACGTCTTTCGCAAATACCTAACATTGTAGGTATTAAAGATGCCACTGGCGATATTGAACGTGGTCGTGCTCTTTTAAAGCAAGTAAGTAAGGATTTTGCTGTTTATTCTGGTGATGATGCCATTGCACTTGATTTAATTGTTGCTGGTGGTAAAGGTAACATTTCTGTTACTGCCAATGTGGCGCCACGTGCCATGAGTGAACTTTGTATTGCAGCCTTAGCAGGTGATATTGTAAAAGCACAAGAAATTGATGCATCATTGGCTGAGCTGAACAAAGCACTTTTTGTGGAAGCAAATCCAATTCCTGTAAAATGGGCATTGCATGAAATGGGCTTAATTCCTGAGGGAATTCGTTTGCCATTGACTGTACTTAGTGAGCGTTACCATGAACAAGTACGTCACGCGATGCGCCAAGCAGGTATTCTTGAGTAATCTTATTTAGCCATTGTTATGATGAATAGCGCAATTAGCGTCAGCGTCTCAGCTATAACGCCGAGGAAATGTTTAAGGAGTTTAAAGCCATGAGACAATTGGCTAAATTATCAGTAATCGCAGTAGTTATATCAACAACCAGTGGTTGTGGTTGGTTATGGGGTGATAAAGGTTATTTTAAAGACCGTTCTAATGATTATTTAGATGCTAAACAGGCACCTTTAATAACCGTTCCTGCTAATTTACAGCAAAATACTAAACCATTAGACCCTCTTTATCCTATTCCTGCTAATATTCCTAATTCAACCGCAGGTAAGGATTTTGAGGTGCCTCGTCCTGTGCCTTTACAGGTTGTTAATGAAAGTAGGGCATTTAGCTTGCAAAGCAGTCAAGGTATGCAATGGTTTATTGCACAACAGCCAACCATGCAAGTGTATGGGCAAGCTTTCCAATATTTCCAACAAGCAGGCTTTCATATTGATGTTACTCGTCCAGCAACAGGCGAGTTTACAACCAATTGGGTGAAGCCAAGTGCATTGACAAATATGTTATCTAATCGCCTATTGGCCGTAGATTCATCATTGGCTAAAGAAGAATTAAAGGTAAGAGTAAGAATTGAGCCAGGAGTAACTACTAATACCAGTGAGGTTTACACCTTGGTTATGGTACGCGCTGAAGATAGCACAGCTGATGCGGCTTGGCCTGCAAAATCGCAAAATGCTTCAGTGGAATCAGTATTACTAGATGAATTAATGGCTAATATGTCAAATACTCAAGCTATGGATAGTACGGTGTCCCTCCTTACAGATAACCAACAGCAGGCTTCACCTGTAGCGTCTACAACGGCTGTATTATCAAGAGATGCGCAAAATATGCCAGTGTTAGTAATGAATGGTGATTTTGATTTAGTATGGTCACGGGTTGAGCGTGCTATTACCACGGCTAATATTAAAATTGATGATATGGATCGCAGTATGGGGGCTTATTATGTTAATTTGGCAGAAAAAGCCGATGGCAGCTCTGATGTAGGCTTCTTTGGTCGTGTACTTGGTGGTGATTCGCAGGCTAAGCGAGATGCAAGGGCTGAGCGTTATATTATTAAATTAGATAAGGTAGATAATGCCATTAATGTCAGCGTTCAGAATGCTAAGAACAGTAGTCCAACAGCAGCTGATAAAGCTGAAGCAATACTTAAGCAACTTAACGATAATATGAATTAAGCATACAAATTAGCCTTAATAAAGAGTGAAAGTAGATGGAAAAGCGTGAAGAACTTTACCGAGGTAAAGCAAAATCAGTATTTGCAACAAGTGATGAAGATCGTTTGATTCTTTATTTTCGTAATGATACTTCAATGATGGATGGGGAAAAGATTGAGCAGTTAGAACGTAAAGGGGAAATTAATAACCGTTTTAATGCTTTTATTATGCAGAAGTTAGAGGAAGCAGGTATTCCTACCCAGTTTGATACATTATTATCAACCAATGAGTCTGTTGTTAAAAAATTAAAGATGATTCCTGTTGAGTGTGTAATTCGTAATTATGCAGCAGGTAGCCTAGTACGACGTTTAGGCGTGGAGGAAGGAATTGCTCTTAAACCACCTGTGTTTGAATTATTTTTAAAGAATGACAAACTGCATGATCCTATTATTAATGAAAGTGTAGCCATTACTTTTGGTTGGGCAAAAGCTGAACAGCTAGCCCGTATGCGTGAGTTAACTTATCAAGTAAATGAAGTATTAACTAAATTATTTGATAAGGCTGGTCTATTATTGGTTGATTTTAAATTAGAGTTTGGTTTATTCCATGGTGAAATTGTTTTAGGTGATGAGTTTAGCCCAGATGGTGCTAGATTATGGGATAAAGAGACACTTAAAAAATTAGATAAAGATCGTTTTCGCCAAGGTTTAGGTGGTGTAGTAGAGGGATATATTGAAGTAGCTAATAGACTGGGTGTACCGCTCTAGTTATTATTTATAAAGTAAAAGGGCTATTTAAATAGCCCTTTTCTTTTTCAATAAATTAAAGCTAAACCTATTATGGTTAGATTTAAATACATATCCTACGAAATAATCTCATTATTACAAGACAAAGGATAGCTATTGTTTGTGGTATAGTTGGTTTAAAATGTTGTGTCAAATATAGGGCATTGGAGATAAAGCATGAATAAAAAGATTGGTTTTATTGGCGCTGGCAATATGGGTGGTGCCATTATAGGTGGGTTAGTAGAAAGTGAAGTACTCCCAGCTGATCATATTTATGCTATTAATCATCATCCTAAAAGAACACAAGAGTTGGTTGATCAGTTCGCCATTAAGGCAGCTAGCAGTATCGAGGAGCTTGTCAAAGCGAGTGATATTGTATTGATTGCAGTAAAACCTAAAACTGTTGCTGAAGTATTAGCTGAAGCCGCCCCTTTTTTAAAGAAAGATGTAATAATTATTTCTGTTGCGGCAGGGGTTACCTTAGCAAGTCTAGAAAAGGCTGTGGGCTCTAAACAGAAACTAGTGAGAATAATGCCTAATTTACCATCATTAGTGGGTGAGGGTGCAAGTTCTATAACGCCTAATGAATTGGTTTCAGAAGAAGATCTGGCGATAGTTAAAGAAATTTTTAATAGTTTTGGTAAAGCTGAGGTTGTGTCAGAAGATTTAATACATGCAGTAGTAGGAGTAAGTGGTTCTTCTCCTGCTTATGTCTTTATGTTTATTGAAGCTTTAGCCGATGCAGCCGTGCAGGGAGGAATGTCACGTGAGCAAGCTTGTACTTTTGCTGCTCAATCGGTGTTAGGTTCTGCTAAAATGGTATTGGAAACAGGTATCAATCCTGGTGCTTTAAAAGATATGATTTGTTCACCAGGAGGCACGACTATTGAAGCAGTCTGTGAGTTAGAGCGAAAAGGCTTTAGATCAGCAGTAATTGATGGCGTTCAAGCGGCTATGGCTAAGTCTGCTGCAATGAGTGAGAAACAGTAATTATTGTCGATGAGGGTTAGACAGGCTAGTTGGTTGACTAGCCTGTTTGTTTTAATACATTAGAAAAAGAGTTGTTATTTATGTGGTTTCGTAATTTATTAGTCTATCGTTTAACACAACAGATTTCGTTCACTGAAGAAGAGTTAATTAAAGCGTTACAAACTAAGTTAGCCAAGCCTTGTACTTTTCAAGAGTTATCAACCTTTGGTTTTATTGCGCCTTTTGGTAAAGGTGAGGATGCACCCTTAACCCACATCAGCCAAGATTTTTATTTAATAGCCGCACGTAAAGAAGAACGTATTTTACCTGCTAGTGTAATTAAAGAAGCATTGCAAGAAAAAGTTGATGAAATCGAGGCTAGAGACGCACGTAAGGTTTATAAGAAAGAAAAAGATCAATTAAAAGATGAAATAGTACAGGACTTATTACCTCGCGCGTTTAGCCGTAAAAAAGTAATTTATGCGGCTATTGCGCCTAAATTAGGGCTTATCTTAGTGGATAGTACTAGTACCAGTAAAGCAGAAGAGTTGCTGTCTACTTTACGTGAAGCGTTGGGTTCTTTACCTATTAGACCTGTTACGGTTAAGGTTGCACCAAGCGCTACCTTAACAGATTGGATAAAGACGCAAAAGTCAGCTCAAGGTTTCCAAGTTTTAGAAGATTGTGAATTACGAGATACCCATGAAGACGGTGGGGTTGTCCGTTGTAAGCGCCAAGATTTAACCAGTGAAGAGATTCAAATTCATTTAAAATCTGGTAAGGTGGTGACTCAGCTAGCATTAGCATGGCAAGATAAACTATCTTTTATATTAGATGATAAGTTTGCGATTAAGCGAATCAAATTTGAAGATTTATTATTAGAGGAAGCAGATAAAGTAGGTGGTGATGATGCTGTCAGTCAGTTTGATGCAACGTTTACTTTAATGATGTTAACCTTTGCTGAATTTTTGCCAGCGCTTTTACAAGCTTTAGGTGGTGAAGAGTTACCACAGAGTATTTAATCATTAAATGGGTAGAGAAATGTCTGATAAAAAAGTAGTGGATATTGCCATTATTGGGGCTATGGCAGAAGAGGTAGAAGCTTTAGTTAGTTATTTGACAGAGGCAGCTTTATATGAAAAATTAAGCAGTGTTTATTATTTAGGTAAGCTAGTAGATAAAGAGGTAGTGGTATTCCAGTCAGGTGTTGGGAAGGTAGGTGCAGCTTTATCAACAGCCTATGTGTTGGAACATTTTTCGCCAAAATTTGTGATTAATATTGGTTCAGCGGGTGGTTTTGATCCTAAATTATCAGTAGGTGATGTGGTTATTTCTTCAGAAGTTCGTTATCACGATGTAGATGTTACCCTTGTAGGCTGTGAATATGGACAAATCCCTAATATGCCAGCTGCGTTTGAGGCTAATAAGCAACTTGTAGAAGTAGCTCAAAATGTTGTTCAACAACATTCTAATCATAAAGCAATGACAGGCTTAATCTGTACAGGTGATTGTTTTATGTCAGATAAAGCGGTTGTTAAATTAGTGCGTAATCGTTTTCCAGAAATGATAGCAGCAGATATGGAAGCAGCTGCAGTAGGCC
Encoded proteins:
- a CDS encoding 5'-methylthioadenosine/adenosylhomocysteine nucleosidase, translated to MSDKKVVDIAIIGAMAEEVEALVSYLTEAALYEKLSSVYYLGKLVDKEVVVFQSGVGKVGAALSTAYVLEHFSPKFVINIGSAGGFDPKLSVGDVVISSEVRYHDVDVTLVGCEYGQIPNMPAAFEANKQLVEVAQNVVQQHSNHKAMTGLICTGDCFMSDKAVVKLVRNRFPEMIAADMEAAAVGHTCYLYDCPFVVIRAISDVVDQPDNKIDFFSFLQIAARNSADIVANMVKQLN
- the purC gene encoding phosphoribosylaminoimidazolesuccinocarboxamide synthase, producing MEKREELYRGKAKSVFATSDEDRLILYFRNDTSMMDGEKIEQLERKGEINNRFNAFIMQKLEEAGIPTQFDTLLSTNESVVKKLKMIPVECVIRNYAAGSLVRRLGVEEGIALKPPVFELFLKNDKLHDPIINESVAITFGWAKAEQLARMRELTYQVNEVLTKLFDKAGLLLVDFKLEFGLFHGEIVLGDEFSPDGARLWDKETLKKLDKDRFRQGLGGVVEGYIEVANRLGVPL
- the rdgC gene encoding recombination-associated protein RdgC, coding for MWFRNLLVYRLTQQISFTEEELIKALQTKLAKPCTFQELSTFGFIAPFGKGEDAPLTHISQDFYLIAARKEERILPASVIKEALQEKVDEIEARDARKVYKKEKDQLKDEIVQDLLPRAFSRKKVIYAAIAPKLGLILVDSTSTSKAEELLSTLREALGSLPIRPVTVKVAPSATLTDWIKTQKSAQGFQVLEDCELRDTHEDGGVVRCKRQDLTSEEIQIHLKSGKVVTQLALAWQDKLSFILDDKFAIKRIKFEDLLLEEADKVGGDDAVSQFDATFTLMMLTFAEFLPALLQALGGEELPQSI
- the dapA gene encoding 4-hydroxy-tetrahydrodipicolinate synthase, with amino-acid sequence MITGSIVALVTPMDRAGNIDWDCLNRLVDFHLEEGTHAIVAVGTSGESPTLEFDSEHLEVIRRVIKRVNGRIPVIAGTGANSTREAIAWTKAAKEVGADACLLVVPYYNKPTQEGLYQHFKAIAEAVDIPQILYNVPGRTVCDMQAETVVRLSQIPNIVGIKDATGDIERGRALLKQVSKDFAVYSGDDAIALDLIVAGGKGNISVTANVAPRAMSELCIAALAGDIVKAQEIDASLAELNKALFVEANPIPVKWALHEMGLIPEGIRLPLTVLSERYHEQVRHAMRQAGILE
- the proC gene encoding pyrroline-5-carboxylate reductase, which codes for MNKKIGFIGAGNMGGAIIGGLVESEVLPADHIYAINHHPKRTQELVDQFAIKAASSIEELVKASDIVLIAVKPKTVAEVLAEAAPFLKKDVIIISVAAGVTLASLEKAVGSKQKLVRIMPNLPSLVGEGASSITPNELVSEEDLAIVKEIFNSFGKAEVVSEDLIHAVVGVSGSSPAYVFMFIEALADAAVQGGMSREQACTFAAQSVLGSAKMVLETGINPGALKDMICSPGGTTIEAVCELERKGFRSAVIDGVQAAMAKSAAMSEKQ
- the bamC gene encoding outer membrane protein assembly factor BamC; its protein translation is MRQLAKLSVIAVVISTTSGCGWLWGDKGYFKDRSNDYLDAKQAPLITVPANLQQNTKPLDPLYPIPANIPNSTAGKDFEVPRPVPLQVVNESRAFSLQSSQGMQWFIAQQPTMQVYGQAFQYFQQAGFHIDVTRPATGEFTTNWVKPSALTNMLSNRLLAVDSSLAKEELKVRVRIEPGVTTNTSEVYTLVMVRAEDSTADAAWPAKSQNASVESVLLDELMANMSNTQAMDSTVSLLTDNQQQASPVASTTAVLSRDAQNMPVLVMNGDFDLVWSRVERAITTANIKIDDMDRSMGAYYVNLAEKADGSSDVGFFGRVLGGDSQAKRDARAERYIIKLDKVDNAINVSVQNAKNSSPTAADKAEAILKQLNDNMN